The Anas platyrhynchos isolate ZD024472 breed Pekin duck chromosome 8, IASCAAS_PekinDuck_T2T, whole genome shotgun sequence region AAGAGCTCCATGCTGTGGGCATTATGTATATCTATCTAGATGGAGTCGATGACAAGAAATATATGAAGCACTGAGGTTGCCCTTTAGGTCCTGTGGATTACTTCCATTGTATATTTGGTGAGAGTCTTGGCAATCTCCCACACAGATTCATGCAGTTCCCGGTGGATTATGTGAAACAGCCCTCCTTTGTGGAAGAACAAGCATTCCCCTCGTGTTTTCTCCCAAGGAAATGTCATTGCTCATTCCTCCAGAGCATGCCACTTCCTGGGGAGAATGTCCTGGTTAGAAACACTGCTCCTGGAGGAAAGTGCCTCACGTGCTTCCAGACTTCATGAAATAGGAGTAAGTCAGCCTGCAGCATCATTGGCAACCCAGCTGACAGGCTCATGGAAGCTCTGCAGTTCCCCCAAATAACAAATCATCAATGACTACAATTACGTAGCATCCGGGAGACTTATGTCAGTACCCTGAACAGAACTGCAATATGTCATCTCAAAGTTTCACCTTTATTTTAggacataaaaaaaatacttcagctcTACTTGCTCTAGCTGCATTCCAACTTCACTTCTGATTTTATATTTACCTACACGGGGCATCAAGATTTGTTCCCTTGAGTTATGTGTCCTATGGTTCAACAGTGTTTACATgacttcttgtttttttcctgtatccTACAGATGAAGTGGGCTGCGTGGACCCAGACATCTGTAGAAGGGTCTGTGGAGCAGCAGTGGGTTGTTCCAACATTGCCTACCCCAAACTTGTGATTGAGCTCATGCCTGATGGTGAGAAACCTTTACATTCGTGGAGGTGGGCTTGAGCCAGGCTGTATGTAGAATCAAACTGCCCTTATCCATCCTAAAGATAAGGAAATCTTCCTGCAGTTACCAGCCAGCCGGAAGATAAAAGAGTGCTGGGAATCCAAAGGGTCTagtcctgatttttttccatgtttttctcCGCCAGGGCTCCGGGGTTTGATGATTGCCGTGATGATGGCAGCCTTGATGAGTTCCCTCACCTCCAttttcaacagcagcagcactctcTTTGTTATAGACATCTGGCAGCGGATCCGCAAACAGGCTTCAGAGCAGGAGCTGATGATTGTGGGCAGGTCCTTACATTTCTTTGTGTCTTGTTGCTGTCATCATGTTTTGACTGCAGCACTTACATTCTTCAGTCTGGACCCACTAAGAAAAAAACTGGTGCCAAAAACATAGAAGAGGAACACAGCATGGGAAAGAGCATTACCTTGTCCAGCTTCACCTCAGATAGATGTAGTCAGAGAGAAACACTGTGCTAAGTAGATCAGTGCCCCTCTCTTCTCTTAACTTAGCATAAGTACTGccttaaatctgtattttagaAAAACCAAAAGTACTCTAGAGTCACCATCACCAGAGGTCTTTAAAAACACGTTATTTTTGCACCAGACAGGAGCAATACATTGCAGTTGCtcctttttcatgaaaaagaGCAGGCTTGATGAGCTGGGCCTCCCAGCTCTCTATCTTTGTGATAAGTTATAGTGCCCTTTACGAGCAAGCTTTAGCACTGCATTATATCAGGGGCATATAAAGTTCTCCTCTTGATAGCAGAATTTAAGCTGCATTCTGTATGTTTGTACTGTGTTTCCCTCTCCAGTCACAAGCTAGCAAGAAGTTTCAAAACTTCATTTTGGGACAGGTGAGGGATGCAGGCAATAGCTTGCTCCACTGCTGTGAAGTAGTGAGAGGGAATATGGGCAAACCTCTACAACATGCAATGCAAGATGAAGGAGGGTTGTGGTATGCACCTGAGATCCCAGAAGCAGTTTTAATAACCAGAAAATGTGCTGGAATTTGTCAAGGACACCAGACTGAGTGCATTATCGTCTTGGAGAGGTGGCAGAAAAATTCCTAATGATCACAGCTTCCATCTTCCTCTGTTGCATCCAAGAGGAAGTCCTCTGAAGATCATGTCACTCTCTAAGACACATGGAGATGAGGGGCTTGCACTGACCGAGCTCGTGGTTAGAGTCACCAGGCCCTTGTGGCTCTCTTGTGCATGTTGACTGCAAGTCCCAGCACAGCTCACTCTGAAATCCATGAAATCAACCCCAGGATTTGACTGAATTGACCTTCTAAAGGAGAATGATTTTGTCTTTACTTGTGTACGTTACTCTTGACAGTGATCTCTGGCTTTATTCTTAGGAAATTCTGAAAGCAATTGTAAGTTTATTTTGCTgcaacatttcattttcaggtgGACTCCTCCAACTATAGAGCTAATACAATTTTATACTCATCTTCTAGAGTCTTTATCCTCATCCTGGTAGTCATCAGTATTCTCTGGATCCCCATCATTCAGTCAGCCAACAGTGGCCAGCTCTTTGACTACATTCAGTCTATAACCAGCTACCTGGCTCCACCGATCACAGCTCTCTTTATCTTGGCAATCTTCTGCAAGAGAATTAATGAGCCGGTAAGTGGGATGTAAAACACCAATTGATGCACATATTTaatttgataaaataaataaataattttccctTCACTACCCAGCTTAGGAGATTCCTTAGATTCAGAGCCAGTCCAGCTAAAGTGTGACAATTAGAAAGAATTTTCCTGGCATGCATTAGTGGATCTTAGCCCAGTCTCTAGTGCATGTGTGTTTGCTTCCAAGAAGCCACTGCAAGTGGTGCTTCTTGGCAGTCTCCTCTGAAATCACAAAAGCCAAGGTTGTTCTACACTTTAGGGAGGATGCCTCGAAGTCTAGTTGGAGGCTTGTTGCTAGGAGGAGACTCTTGCATTGTTTGTGCTCTATCTATTCCATGTTcaagagcagaaagagaaaaatgagaattttaaactgaaaacatCCTCCTTTGATGAATGTCAGTGTGAGATGCCATCAGGTCTATCAAAgagctgaattaaaaaaaaaaggcagagaaagggAACTTCAACCAAGGGTAACATGCAGTGACCTTTTCTTTGTGTCTGCCTTTTCTCAGGGTGCTTTCTGGGGCCTTGTGGTTGGGCTGGCTATTGGACTCGTTCGGATGATCATCGAGTTTATTTATAGCACACCGTCTTGCGGTGAGGAGGACAGAAGACCAGCTGTGCTAAAGGACTTGCACTACCTCTACTTTGCACTCATCCTCTGCGTCCTCACTGCCATTGTCATTGTCGTTGTTAGTCTCTGCACCCCCCCAATCCCTGAAGAAAAGGTAAGTGACTTTTCTCAGAAGCCCCGTTTGGTTTCCAAAAATCTCTGAAAtctgtccttttcttttccttccatggCTGAGAAGTGGAGTGTAAAGCATACGCTGCAAAGAAGCACTTGCTCCTCAGCTTTCTGTTCCCCAGGTCTCATAGTGTTAATGCTTCCCAAGGCACTGAGTGCTTGAAATTGAGTGCGAGTTTCCATGCTGTGCCTAGAGCTGGGCTGACACCACAGCCCATCATTGCTGggttagaaagaaaagaagaagggggaaggagaggaaatcATATTATGGAGCACTGCTGAGGAGGAATTAAATATATCTAATTGTAGCATATACCCTGTTTCAGCAGAGCCAGCATCAATCTTGCAGGCAAACAAGATTAATATCTTTTGCAACATGGGCATTtaggaaaataacattttgtccCAATGTGATCTCAATTACATTTAATAACTTTGAGTCAGGCACAACTTTCTTTTACTTAACACATTCACATGGTGCAGAGTTGGGAGGCATTATATAATAAAACCTTAAAGCAACTCTTCCCAGTCCCAAGTTTTAAAGCAGCTGTCAATATAACAAAACTGCCATCTACCTCCAAACAAAGGTTGCTGGATAGAtttaaaaaaccttttttttttttcccccctgtctAACTGCATGAGGAAATGAGGGTGATGCTGTCACAGCATTTTCTATCTGTTGCTTCCTCATAACTTGTAAAGCATTAACCAGCACCATCAATGTTTGATTGAATGTTAGTGGTGTCAGAGATACCCAGCTCCTAAAGATTACATGAAAGCAGGTGCTCAGATagaggagaggcagagagagagagagactgccTTTGTGTCTGCTTTGAGATAAAGTCTCATCTTTTATTAGCTATCAGAGGATCcacatgggagagagaaatactGGCAAGAAGGCACCATTAGTTCTGCAGCTTACGTTGTTCACTACTGCTCAGGGGTGGCCAGATGGTTGCCAGCAATTAATTACTGTGGTTTAATGAGTTTCCACTTATCATCTGACCTGTGATAACTAAACGTGTTCAGtgctccctgcccacagcaaTAGCAAGATAAGATGCATTAACGCAGAACTGGCAAATAGCAAACATCATACCAACAGttcagaaagtgaaaaaacTGGCCGCAGCACCAGAAGGCTTTTACTCTGACCTCTGAGGTATAAAAACAGTTAAAACGTGCTCTAAGGAGTGCGTGTgttgggggaggagggagaagaaaagtcTTGTAGATGCATGAAaacctagaaaaaaatgtaacatatTTATCAATACTTGAACCAAGTACTAAGAAGGACTTGCCTGCCTAACCTGACTTGCTAGACAAAAGAAGCTTTGTATATCGTAGCTAGCTGGATTTTATGAACCATATTTAATACCATACAGGATGTGATTAGATACCCTTGGGAAGCTGAAGTAGGTGCCAATATTGCTGGGTTGCTGCATGTCTGGCATGAATCTGAGTGGGCAGTGTTAAAACCAGCACCTTTCATTTTCCCTCGGTCACACTGGCCCAGCTTTTGCCCTGGACATGAGCACGTGAACAGGGTTGGATGGTGACCTGTAGTGGTGTGCTTTCCCTTGGTGCCCTGACGAGGTGCTATGGGAATGCTGAGATAACCCTATGAGATGCTCTGTGGCCACTCTGAGATGGTTCAAGgacagaaaggctgagagaagaAAGAGCAGGAGGTAGAAATCGGGATGGATGTGTCAGCCCACCTGGACCCAAGCTAGCACCTGAATTTTGGGTGGCCATTAGCAACCTCAAGTTGCTGGGTTTTGCCATGCAAGTGAGCAAACTTGTagtgaagatattttatgtcacCGTGATGGTGGCTGAGGGGCAGCAGGCATCCTAGCCAGAGCTGCCTGAAGCTCTGGCCCTTCCCAGTCCCAGGTGCTGGACAACTCGCTTTGAGAGCCTCAGATAGTCACCCATAAACATTGCGTGGGGCTAGTTCTGCCAGCCCTTATCTGTGCTACACTTTGAGAAGTAATGATGAAAGACACCTTATAAAGGCTAGAAATTACACCATTTATTTTGTcatgtgaaaggaaaagaaaaaacaagccaCCAAAAGAAAAGCCAAGGAAATATAGTGATAGATCAGATTTCAGCAGATGTAAATCAGCATAGCTTCATCGCCTTCAAAGACCAGgaacagctgctgagcacagttATGCCACTTTACATCAGCTGAAGATCTACACTGGACAACTTTAAATATTGAATCCCAATTCTTTTCAGATAGCAAAtgagcaaaaggagaaaagagatttGTATCTGATGTTAGAGCGGTACGGCTAATGTGCCTGGCTTTAAATGAATTACAATCCAAGAACTGCAAGCTGTAGCATTTTCTCTGGCTGTTTTGGACACTCTCCCATCCCTGTGGTGATTGATGCTGTGCTGGAAAACAAGTATGCAAGGAATTTGTTTGGTATGCTCCAGAGTTCATATGTCTTCATTGTAGGTAGTCCATATTGTGTCACGCCGTCCTTGAAAACCCTGCAAAAGAGCTTACAATTAAATTTGAGACTGTGAAGCTGAAACACAACTGTCAGGTGCCAGATGGCATTTCGGAACAGAAGGATTTATTCTAGTttacaaacaacaaaagaaaaactgtgcTGAGTTATTGCAAACTCCCTTGTCCAAGGAGAATGTGGgggtgaaaagagaaagaaacagcccACAGAAAGAGAGCTATGCAGGCAGGTAACGTCCCCAGGGGTCAGGGTTCGTGCTGACAGGCTGATGGATAGGCAGTTCCAGCTGATGTGCtccagagctggggatgttttcCCAGTGTGCTGAGGTCTGGATTCAGCATCTCCTTCAGGTGCAGAGCTCAGGAGGAGAACTGAACCAGCTGTGGCTGGCCTGGCCCCACACCGTGcactgctgaggtgctgcagctgggcaggcTGGTGCTCCCCCTGCACCCTGTGGTGCCACTGAGAGCAAAACGTTTTGTAACCCCTGCTGAGGAGCTGTAGACAACATGAGGCTTCACCTCTAGGGTGGTGGCTTGCCTTGTTGAACAGGTTGGCCAcaggcaaagcagcagcactgtgtgGCTCAGTGGTGAGATGTGAGGAGGTTACCGGTGTGTCCATGCTGCTTTCAACTGAGAATTGCTCCCACCTGGCAGAGTCTGAGCCCCAGGGAAActccagcccctgcaggcttCACTGAGATGTGAAGTGACAGTCACTCAGTGACACATGGGAGGAGAAgcgaaaagaaaaaaagtttctcagACGCTTTAGTACCCTGAAACTTTGCTATGTTCCAGTGACATTTTctaagtgattaaaaaaaaaaaaaaaaaaaaaagagaaaagaatccTTGAGAAAGATGAGGATCATCGAATCAAAGCAATTTAGCACATCATGACAAGAAAGATTAGCCCTGCCCAATGCTCATCTTGGttgaaaatgatttaaataaagCTATAAATCTTCTGGAAATTATGCAACATTTTATGTCAGCTGGAAACTGCTGCCTACATTTGTGTGTGCAAAATTCAAAAATTAAACTCACGTTATTTTGTAAGTGACCCGTTCGAGACATTCATCTCCATacgggcagagcagggaggcagTCGCTCATCGGGCAAACGCACGACTTTGCCTGgcctgtcagcagcagcacagccccgctgccctgGTCCCATCCCGTGGGAGGGCAGGCCGTGAACCTTGTGTGGGTTTGATGAGTGCAGTCCTTGCTGTTTGCCACGGTCACAGCATGCAGAAGTTAGGAAGTGCCACCAAGCTGCTCAGCGTGCACGGTCGGCCaaacaagcagcagctgcagcttgaATTTAAAGCCCTGCGCCCCTGGGATGGTTACCCCACAGCTGgcaaaaggactgctgtggggttTGCAGGATGAACCCATCCCTGCGTGCTTCCTGTGGCTAAGTGAGGAGAAGATGTTCAGACCTACCCCAGGACATGAGCTTCAGACACCCTAGTTTTGTAAAGCAGAGGAGATTGCAGCCACAAAAGCCTTTCCAGAACAGATCATCCTTCATGGCTTGTCATTGAAAGGACAACGCAGGGCACGGTAATGTCTTGTATTAGACCAATAGAGAAAACTGGagttaaacataaataaaaacaccaacacaacaaatgaaggaaaaaaaaaaaaaaaaaagagagagggaagagacGTTTGTACAGACAAGTCTTACAGCGTGTGCCCATTCCTTTCTTCTTGCGACTACACCTGTTGGTCTGATGCATGGTATTGCCCTCGCTGCAAACTGTGACCTGTTTATCTCCACCATGGCTCTGTCCCTCTGTGCTGTTGCAGTCACAGGGCAGAGACACGATACTGCTGCTCGTCCCACCTAGAGCCCTGAGGTAAGCGCCTTTGGATGGGCAGGTTTCTGCTTTGGTGTGAGCTTGTCTCAACCATGGAGTTTAATGTTCATGCTGGATTTTCTCCTCCTATTAAACTGCAACTGAGATAGGACACAAGATCCTCCAGTCTCTCCCCATGTCCCACAGAGCCACTTAGATATCAGTGTCCCCACAGCCATATAGCTGCATGCTAACACCCAGCTGATCTTCATGTGATGAGGATACAATTGCTGTCTGTAACTGGCCATAATCAGAGAGGGttatcttaattttttattccttctctctccttcttttcccccttttaatTGACTTTGTTGCCCTTTCCCTGTTGGAGGGCTGCTGTTCTGGACACAGATCTTCATCATTATTTCATGTCAGTAAGCTTAACAAAAAGGAGTCTGCTTCCGCAGTGTCTGCTAAAAGGTTTCTGGTAGAGACAGGGATGGAACTGATTAAGCagaatgacaacaacaaaacaaaagaaaacaacaacaaaaaacagatggaTCGAAACTAGattaactcattttttttcatcttttcagctCCAACTGGATGATACcagcttttaaatttttttattttattttatttttttaattttccccagTGTGTGGGTATCTGCAGAAAAGGGAGATGAGGGAAAAGCAGGACCTGTCTCCCCAAAGAGGGCCATGACTTACATGCCAGTTTGGGACGGGCAGGCCATAACCTGTGTGTTCTCCATCTCTCTTTGCAGCTCGCTTGCCTGACATGGTGGACAAGGCACAAAAAATCACCTGACATTGACCTGAGAAATTACAAGAGCGAATCAGCGCAGATGAACTCAGCCAATGGAGAGGGCGACATGCTTGAAAGTGCAGATTTGGGCaataaggaggaggaaggtagGTACCTGACTGTGGACAAGCACATTCATTCGCATGTGTGTGTATAGCCAGGATCTCACACACATGCCCTCCAAAACTCATGAGAGTTGTAGTCACTGGAGTCAGTGACTTGTACTTATGGGGATACCAGTTATAGAGATGTGATGAATGGAAGTGTGGCTTTTGGTCTTCCCATTGGCACTGGGGCTCTGTGCCACGACACTGCAGCTATTTCTCTGTCTCACCAAGATGCCTTTGAGGAGATCTGTATTGATCCTGCAAGCATAATCAAAGCAGTAGCTAGTGGTAGCACTCTCATGGCAGGCTCTGTAATCAGCACGTACAGATGGTGTCCCTTCCTGTCCCCATCACTGCCAGGAGATAAAGCCCTTGTCCATGTGCTCGAGATGCCTTCTCCTTGCCCCTGTGTGGTCTGTGCTGGCCAAACTCACTCAGCGATGCTGTAATATCCTGCATCAAAATGGCATTATGGTCCGAAGAGTAGCAGGAAATGCTACACGTGCAAGTTCTGTtcagagtgaaaaaaataataatccagcTTTCTGGTTTTGAGCTTAACTTTCCAAGGTTACAGAGCAGAAGAACTCAGAAGAAAGGCACATACACAAGATTTTGCTACTCCCTCCTTTTGTTGGTCAGGCCAAAGGACACTGGTACCAATTACAGCCAAGCTAAACAAAAGTGAACGACTAaaagaaatctcattttttttccccattagaGTAAGTTTGGGTTTCAGTTGAATGCAGCTGTTCATCATTATTTATTACGTTTTATCAACTCCTAGTTCACTTAACTAGctcatatttttataaacaaatgTCTTGGTAATTTTGTGAATAGTAATGATaggaaaggaaacacagaacaaaGGATCTGACAgtttaatgagatttttttccttgggtAACACCTTGTTTTCAAGGCCTTctacctttcaaaaaaaaaaaaaagaggttataTTTGGAAAGAACAGCCAGAGCAATATATACAGCACAGGACTGACAATTAAAGCACATACTTCACCTGGCCTGTCACGTGTAATAAACAAGCCAGGAGATCTCTAAATGGACCATCATGCTGTCAGGAATATGTGAAAGTGGAAGGAAGCTGGgttggggaggaaggggaacaGCTCCGTTAATTAACTAATGAACAACTGGTGTTGCAATCAACCTGCAGTAATCAGCACATGTACATGGTAGAGGCAGAGCtcgctccttccccttcccatctCCATCTTCTGTCCCACCTGAGGTGCCCCCAGACCCCGCAGGCTGGCCGACACACAGATGAGGGAGGGCCGTGTCCCAACCTGGCAGTAACATTTTCTCCATCTCTCACAGCACCCAGGCCTCCTTGGTGGAAAATGCTCTACCTGTGGTTCTGTGGCCTGTCCCCTGGCCCCACGCGCACCCTGTCCCAGGAGGAGAAGGCCGCCCTGGAGCGGAGACTCACCAGCATCGAGGAAAAGCCCCTGTGGAGGACTGTTTGCAATGTTAATGCTGTTCTCCTGCTGACCATTAATGTCTTTCTGTGGGGATATTTCGGCTGAGGTGGGGTGAGGCGGCAGCACATGGCTTTGGTTTCTCTCAGGGCTTTTCAACTTCATGTCCAAGCTGGAGGTGTCAGGTGAAAGAGGTTCTGGTGATGGTCCCCGTGGTGCTGGCGTGCCCGGGGCGGCTGTCCCCAGAGGCCCTGCTTGCTGGAAATGCCTGCGGGGCTCAGTTGGCCCATGACTAAGACAAGGTGTGACTGAGACTCACAACCAGTCACATCCAGGACGTGTGGGGTCAAGCCAAGAGGCCTGGGGGCAGCTTTAAAAGGTGCAGAGCTGAGCCTGGCAGAGGGCAAGGGCTCTGGAAAAACCTGGCTGTGGTGCTCGCTGCCCTCCTGCGACCTGACTTTGCTTGCAGGAGAAGGACTCCTGGTTTACACTGGTGTGAAGCACTACCACAGGTTTCTGTATGGCCGAGTTGAGACAGGGTTAGCGTGGAGCACTGGCTTAGCTCAGCAGCAACAACCcatgctcctgcagccccccaggacctGTGCTGGACCCCCCCAGCTGGCACTGGCAGCAGGGACGGGGTCCCCCACCAGCCCCCCGGCCTTCCCGCTCGCAGCACGAGCCTGTTTGCTCACCGCACCAATCCTGCCCTTTAACAGCATTACAGCAATAAAAGTGCCTCAGTAACAAAGCCAATTTCGACTCTGGGTTATTGTGGTTATATATCCTTGCACTGATGCACAAAGGTCTCCTTGGGACCACGGTGTCCAGGTTGTGGTGGGGAAAATGAATACACCTTGTGCCGGGTCACCTCTATCTGGGCCCCTCTGATCCCCCCTTGGTACCCTCCTGAAATGTGGCATTGCTGTCACATTTTAAATCACCTCCGTAGGAAGAGGTGGCAGTGCCCACACTAATATCATGATGTGGTAGTTAGGACATGCATCTGAGGAAGGTTAAAAACACCCATGGGGATGTGACCCTCTGTGCTCCAGCACTGGAGGGGCACGGCTGAGCTACTGGGcatgggctgtgcagggagtGAGGGCATCAGGTGAAGCACAAAGCCATGAAGATGGAGACGGTAAATGATGATCCTGCAAAGAGCGGAGACACGAGACCCTGTGCCTACCCAATATAGGTCGTGGTTTCCCCACTCGTCCTCTATTAGAGTAGAGGAGAATGAATCAGCTGTGCAAGACagagtctgtgtgtgtgtgtgtgcagatcaatacaaacactttttttaagatgaaaaagtacattttctttaaataagggAACTCTCAGCCCCGTCAGTGGCCCATCTGTACCCATGGGAGGAGGTACATGCTGCAGAGCTTGCCTTGCCTTTCGAGTATTCAATTTTGAGCAGGTGGTGCCCAGATCAGAGGGTGCCTCAAAACATTTAGAGGAAATCAAGTTACCAGCTGTGATTAATAGCTGGTAAATGCCTAATAATAATGGACACATTTCTAATGCATTTAGAAATACCAAGGCTTGCGCCTCCTCGCCTGGAGCAGCGAGGCGCTGAGTGCTCCTGAGCCACACAGCCCCTCAGCAGCACTTAGCTCAATGGCTTTATTGGCTTTTTGGACCACACATCCTCTAAAGCCAtgggaaaagcagcacagagcaggatgAGGAATaccacagcagttttttttttgttgttgttgttttttttaaacatttgagaCTACTCTTTTCTCCCCTCAAAATTTAGTTTTGCAGAGAATAGAAGTGGAGtttaataagcttttttttttttttttttttaatgacacaaATAGTTTTATCTATGGACATACGGCCCTGACTCTCCTGCTCATCTCACCCTGTGGATCCCAAATAACGTTTCCTCTAAAATGTCGATGCCTATGTCAGTTAAATGAACTAATATACTTTGAGAGATGTGGCCGCATCCCTGAGCGTGGCCACAGAAGAGCGGTGACATCCGCACTGCCAGatgcagccagctctgcaccCCGCAGGAGAAATTCATTTCATTGGTAAATTTACGTGCCGTACTACTGTGCTTTGAAccatgaaagcaaaacaaaagaaaaagaaacatcaggGAGAGGGGagactgaaatgttttattgaaaataaaccAGTTGTCTCAAAACATCTTGATGTGTGTTTTCCAGGAAAGGACAATATTTATccaaaaaatatcaaaaacaaacaaaaaagtttttccCTCCCTGTAAGATTGGAGGTGAGGAGGGTTTCCTCTCCATGCTATTCCTCATTTTAGTCCCtctgttcctttctttttgtctgcCAACATCCTAGCTCCCCTCTACATCTCCCAGCCTTGGTAATTTCTGGTCAATGCGCATCTCCCCATGGGTCACACAGGAACACACACGgtgcctccagctcctgctctcctccttGCATCAAGTACAGCCTTACTGGCCCTTCTGCTCTCCCTCAGACTCACCCTGAATGTCGGCGAGGAAAAGGGATGAGGACAGGGCAAAGCAGGACAGGAGGGGGTAGGACAGCTCTTGGcccccagcactgcaggtgATGCTATGTCGGGgagccctgcagctctgggcagcatCTCAGGAGCATGCTGGAGTTTGTAAAGGAGTGAGACCCCACCTGAGGCTCTGCAGGTGCAGTGATTATATgcccaaaataaaatgttttt contains the following coding sequences:
- the SLC5A9 gene encoding sodium/glucose cotransporter 4, translated to MSQPTPATTEPPALPGETKAVFGVADIIVVVFYFVFVLAVGIWSSIRASRGTIGGYFLAGRSMTWWPIGASLMSSNVGSGLLIGLAGTGAAGGLAVGGFEWNATWALLALGWIFVPVYIAAGVVTMPEYLQKRFGGQRIQIYMSVLSLILYIFTKISTDIFSGALFIQISLGWNLYLSTVVLLAVTAVYTIAGGLTAVIYTDALQTLIMILGALVLMFIGFEKVGWYEGLKEKYSTAIPKVIVPNTTCHLPRADAFHLFRDPVTGDIPWPGLIFGLSVLALWCWCTDQVIVQRSLSAKNLSHAKGGSVLGGYLKIFPMFFIVMPGMISRALYPDEVGCVDPDICRRVCGAAVGCSNIAYPKLVIELMPDGLRGLMIAVMMAALMSSLTSIFNSSSTLFVIDIWQRIRKQASEQELMIVGRVFILILVVISILWIPIIQSANSGQLFDYIQSITSYLAPPITALFILAIFCKRINEPGAFWGLVVGLAIGLVRMIIEFIYSTPSCGEEDRRPAVLKDLHYLYFALILCVLTAIVIVVVSLCTPPIPEEKLACLTWWTRHKKSPDIDLRNYKSESAQMNSANGEGDMLESADLGNKEEEAPRPPWWKMLYLWFCGLSPGPTRTLSQEEKAALERRLTSIEEKPLWRTVCNVNAVLLLTINVFLWGYFG